The segment TCAACAACGGCTATATGGTGGGCCATCGCATCGGCCTGTCGTCGGCCGACACGCTCTGCATTCCGGTGCCGCTCTACCATTGCTTCGGCATGGTGATGGGCAACCTCGCCTGCGTCGCGCACGGCGCCACCATGTGCTTCCCCGGCGAGGGCTTCGATCCGGGGAGCACCCTCGAAGCGGTGGCGGCCGAGGGGTGCACCGCGCTCTACGGGGTGCCGACGATGTTCGTCGCGATGCTCGAGTATCCCGATTTCGACCGCCATGACCTCGGCACGCTGCGCACCGGCATCATGGCCGGGTCGCTCTGCCCGATCTCGGTGATGCGCGCGGTGCTCGACCGGATGAACATGCGCGAGGTGACGATCGCCTATGGCATGACCGAGACGAGCCCGGTCAGCTTCCAGTCGGCGATGGACGACGCCATCGAGCTGCGCGTCTCGACGGTCGGGCAGGTGCAGCCGCACCTCGAGGCGAAGGTGGTCGATGCCGACGGGAAGGTCGTCCCGCTGGGCGAGCCGGGCGAGCTGTGCACGCGCGGCTATTCGGTGATGCTCGGCTATTGGGGCGACCCGGAGAAGACCGCCGACGTGATCGACGCCGAGGGCTGGATGCACACCGGCGACCTGGCGACGCTGGACGAGCAGGGCTATGGCCGGATCGTCGGCCGCATCAAGGACATGATCATCCGCGGCGGCGAGAATATCTACCCGCGCGAGATCGAGGAGCATCTGCTCACCCATCCCGACATCGTCGACGCGCAGATCTTCGGCGTGCCCGACGCGAAGTTCGGCGAGGAGGTCTGCGCCTGGGTGATCTCGCGCAGCGGCGCGTTGTCGGTGGAGGCGGTGATCGCGCACTGCCGCGACCGGATCGCGCATTACAAGGTGCCGCGCCATGTCCGGCTGGTCGAGCAGTTCCCGCTGACCGTCACCGGCAAGGTACAGAAATTCGCGATGCGCGAGATCATGGTGGCCGAACTGTCGGTCGATGTCGATGCGCCGGCCTGAGCGCCCGTTGCGACCTCTGGCGCTGCTTGCCGTCGCGGCGGCGCTGTCGCTGGGCGCGCTGCACGGCGCATCGGCGCACAAGCCGAAGCAGCCGGTGCTGACCCGCGAGACCTATCGCCAGCGCTGCCTGCTCTGCCACAAGGTCCCGCCCGACGGGATCGCACCCGAGATCGTCGCCGGGCTCGCCTTGCATCCGGGAGGGCCCCGCGCGCGCGACCTGATGCCGAACACGACCTGCTGGCGCCGCTGCGAGAAATGCTGGTCCGAACCGCAGGCGGCCTATTCGAAGCAAATCGGAAACTA is part of the Rhizorhabdus wittichii RW1 genome and harbors:
- a CDS encoding AMP-dependent synthetase and ligase (PFAM: AMP-dependent synthetase and ligase); the protein is MTDSHVRGADFPPLLDMTIGELLEATATRLPEATALIVRHQGIRWSYAELLARVDDLARGFLGAGLKPGDRIGIWAPNCVEWVLVQFAAARAGLVLVNINPAYRAGEMARALQMVGCAALVLARSFKSSDYVAMLAEVRGELPELRLAFSIGEGEHPGCRPLASVMGGDAPLPRDVRPDDPTNIQFTSGTTGLPKGATLSHRNIVNNGYMVGHRIGLSSADTLCIPVPLYHCFGMVMGNLACVAHGATMCFPGEGFDPGSTLEAVAAEGCTALYGVPTMFVAMLEYPDFDRHDLGTLRTGIMAGSLCPISVMRAVLDRMNMREVTIAYGMTETSPVSFQSAMDDAIELRVSTVGQVQPHLEAKVVDADGKVVPLGEPGELCTRGYSVMLGYWGDPEKTADVIDAEGWMHTGDLATLDEQGYGRIVGRIKDMIIRGGENIYPREIEEHLLTHPDIVDAQIFGVPDAKFGEEVCAWVISRSGALSVEAVIAHCRDRIAHYKVPRHVRLVEQFPLTVTGKVQKFAMREIMVAELSVDVDAPA